In Chryseobacterium gleum, a single genomic region encodes these proteins:
- a CDS encoding winged helix-turn-helix transcriptional regulator, with amino-acid sequence MERNQNEELRALQDTLYFIGGKWRIPVINSICNGNRRFREIERSIPGITTRMLSKELKDMELNKLVKRTVYPETPVLIEYEPTEYCRTFGNIIQEMINWGREHRRVIVEDR; translated from the coding sequence ATGGAAAGAAACCAAAACGAAGAACTAAGAGCGCTACAGGATACGCTTTATTTTATCGGTGGAAAATGGAGAATTCCTGTGATTAATTCTATCTGTAACGGAAACAGACGCTTCAGGGAAATTGAACGCAGTATTCCCGGAATTACCACCAGAATGCTTTCTAAAGAACTGAAAGATATGGAACTGAATAAACTGGTAAAACGTACCGTTTACCCGGAAACTCCTGTTTTAATAGAATACGAACCTACAGAATACTGCCGAACCTTTGGAAATATCATTCAGGAAATGATCAACTGGGGCAGGGAGCATAGGAGAGTGATTGTGGAAGATAGGTGA
- a CDS encoding SDR family oxidoreductase: MKKFSNKLAVVTGGNSGIGFSAAKELISEGATVIITGRRKEAVEKAAQELGAIPFIADQANLNDIDLLKEEIETQFGKIDILFINAGITGTLTPIENMDVENFDQVMNINFRGAYFTLSKFIPILNDGASVIFLSSIVASTYKPNSSAYQASKAALNSIAKTAAAELAPRKIRVNMISPGPIKTEIMSKAGLDEETLKNIQTHLIEQIPLKKTGTAEEVAKLVTYLSDDQISSYVTGTEIVIDGGMTL; this comes from the coding sequence ATGAAAAAATTCAGTAACAAACTGGCTGTCGTAACAGGAGGAAACAGCGGGATCGGATTCTCTGCAGCAAAAGAACTTATTTCAGAAGGAGCAACTGTCATCATCACCGGAAGGCGCAAAGAGGCTGTAGAAAAAGCGGCTCAGGAACTTGGTGCCATTCCATTTATCGCAGATCAGGCAAACCTCAATGATATTGATCTTTTAAAAGAAGAAATTGAAACACAATTCGGGAAAATAGATATCCTGTTTATCAATGCAGGAATTACAGGTACATTGACTCCGATTGAAAATATGGATGTCGAAAATTTTGATCAGGTCATGAATATCAACTTCAGAGGAGCTTACTTTACATTAAGCAAATTCATTCCAATATTAAATGATGGTGCTTCGGTCATCTTTTTATCTTCTATTGTCGCTTCTACCTATAAACCTAACAGTTCCGCCTATCAGGCAAGTAAGGCGGCACTGAACTCAATTGCCAAAACGGCAGCTGCAGAATTAGCTCCAAGAAAAATAAGGGTGAATATGATCAGCCCCGGTCCTATTAAAACAGAAATTATGAGTAAAGCCGGGCTGGATGAAGAGACTTTGAAAAATATTCAAACCCATCTCATAGAACAGATTCCGTTGAAAAAAACAGGAACTGCTGAAGAAGTTGCAAAACTTGTGACCTATTTATCAGATGATCAGATTTCAAGCTATGTTACCGGCACCGAAATTGTGATTGATGGCGGTATGACATTATAA